AACCTCTCTGCCTCTCAATCAAAACACACAACTCACTTGCCTACACCACTACACTTGTACATATTTCCTTTACAATACACAACCCCTTTTATAAAGGGAGAGGGGCGTAGCATTTATTTTGCAAGCTGCAAATCCTTATTTATTAAGGATTTGGTGCtggaaaagaaaaagatgtgattCACATggaatttgatttttatttcttcATGTTTTTTTCCTTCTCTTACAATTTATTATTTCTTCAcgtttttttccttttcttatcaTTTATTGCAACCACATGTGTTCTCCCCCTCCAAACATGTTCTTCACGTTCTTTTTCTTATCATTTATTGCAACCACATGTGTGGCCCAACAAATCACCCCTCCAAACATGCGGGGCAGCTGCTCTGGTGCTGTAACACTATGTCCTTGCCCTATTCTCTGGGTGACTGCACCCCTTTGCAGGAGTGCCCGCACCCCCTTGCAAAAGTGTCTGCACCCCCTTGTAGGAGTGCTCGCACCCCCTTGTTGTGGTGCTTGTGTAGTGTTCATTTTTTGGATGGTTTCAATGAATCTTGGAGACCCACTAAATCTGAGCATATCTCCAATTTCTCTGTAGTCATtgtctttgtcaacatgtctgcgGGGTTTTTGCTGCCAAGGATCTTCTCAACTGCTAACGCCCTTTCATCTAAAAGAGttctgatgaagtgataacaaAGTCCGATGTGCTTGGTCTTTGAGTGGAATGCTGAATTCTTTGCCAAGTGTTAAGCGCTCTGACTGTCACTATGCAAAACACTCTTTGCCTGCTTGAAACCCAACTCTGTCAACAAACcctgtagccaaatcatctctttgctagCTTCTGTCATGACTACATACTCTGCCTCTATAGTGGATAGTGCAACGatcttttgtatctgtgataCCCAACTAACGGCAGAAGTACCTACTGtgaaaacatatccagtagtgtTTCTTTGGTGATCTATCTTGCCGGCAAAGTCTGTATCTACATATCCCTGCAATATCATATTACTTTTGCCAAAACATAAACATTTGTTACTAACTGAGGAGATCTTCTCGACCTCATTTACTGAATAGGGGATATTTGGATTACTTGTTACTAACTGATGCCGCTGAACCAAAGTGCCataatgaagcatgtcaggtggatGAGGCTAGTAAGTGGGAACTTtccatgaaagatgagatgaaatcTCTCACCGGCAACAGGACTTGGGAGCTAGCTAGGTTACCAAAGGGAAAAGAAGCTCTTCAGAACAAATGAGTGTACCGTATAAAAGAAGGGCATGATGATTCGAGAAGATATAAAGCAAGACTGGTGGTCAAAGGCTTCCAACATATAGAAGACATTGACTACTCAGAAATCTTCTCACCAGTTGTGAAACACGACCATTCGGTCAGTTTTAAGCATTGTTGCAGCAGAGAATCTGCATCTCGAgcagttagatgtaaaaactgctttcctccatggtgatttaGAGGAGGAGATATACATGCACCAACTTGAAGGTTTTGCATAGAAAggcaaagaaaaacttgtttgcaGGTTGAAAAAGAGTCTGTATGGTTTTTATAGGCTCCAAGgtagtggtataagaaatttgacggTTTCATGTAAAAGAATGACTACCGCAAGTGCAACGTTGATCATTGTTGCTATTTCAAGAGGTATAAATCAAGTTATAGAATTcttttgctttatgttgatgacatgctactTGCAGGACCAAATATAGacgagatcagaaaattgaaaaaaCAGCTGTCcactgaatttgagatgaaagacttgggtccagCAAAGCAGATGCTTGGGATGAGAATCACTAGAGACAGAAAGGAGGGAACCTTGCTGTTTTCTTAGATCGAGTACATTAGGTAGATTTTCAGAAGGTTCAACATGAGTGATGCTAAGGCAGTTAGCACACCTTTAGCTGCCCATTTAAATTATTAAAGACTTAATCTTCAAAAtcagaggaagagaagaaagaaatggaCAATATCCCATACGCTTCAGCTATAGGAAGTTTGATGTACGCCATGGTTTATGTAGTGGGAACCGTCAGCAAATTCATGTTGAATCTAGGAAAAATCCATTGGGAAGTGGTCAAATGGATTTTAAGATATCTTTGAGGTACAATTAACAAATGTTTATGCTTTGACAAAAGTGATCTGACATTGCAGAGATATGTAGATGCAGACTTTGCCTATGAGATAGATCACCGAAGAAGCACAACTAGATATGTCTTCACAGTAGGTACTTGTGCCCTTAGTTGGGTATCATAGATACAGAAGATCGTTGCACTATCCACTATAGAGGCAGAGTATGTAGCCATGACAAAAGctagcaaagagatgatttgactaCAGGGTTTGTTGACAGAGTTGGTTTTAAGTAGGTGAAGAGTGTTTTGCATAGTGATAGTCAAAGCGCCATACACTTGGCAAAGAATTCAGCATTCCGCTCAAAGACCAAGCACATCGGACTTTGTTATCACTTCATTAGAACTCTTCTAGATGAAAGGGTGTTAGCAGTTGAGAAGATCCTTGGCAGCAAAAACCAgacagacatgttgacaaagacaATGACTACAGAGAAATTGGAGATATGCTCAGATTTAGTGGGTCTCCTAGATTCATTGAAACCATCCTAAAAATAAACACTGCACAAGCACCCCAACAAGGAGGTGTGGACACTCCTACAAGGGGGTGCAGTCGCCCAAAGACTAGGGCAAGGACACAGTGTTGCAGCACCAGAGCAGCCGACCCCACATCCACATGTTTGGAGGGGGTGATTTGTTGGGCCACACATGTGGTtgcaataaaagataaaaaaaaaaacataaagaaCATGTTTGGAGGAGGAGAACACATGTGGTTGCAATAAATGGTAAGAGAAGGGAAAAAACATGAAGAAATAATAAATTgtaagagaaggaaaaaaaacgTGAAGGAAGAAAAGTCAAATTCCATGtgaatcacttttttttttttttccgacaCCAAATCGTCCATGAATTAGGATTTGCAACTTGCAAAATAAATGCTACGCTCCTCTTCCCTTATAAATGGGGTTGTGTATTGTAGAGGAAATACGTACAAGTGTAGTGGTGTAGGCAAGTGAGTTGTGTGTTGTGATTGAGAGGTTGAGCTATGAGTTGAGTTTGAGTGTGTTACTCCTCCACTGCATTTTCTATTGATATGGTGAAACTCACTccctcccgtggacgtaggccgagtttgaCCAAACCACGTAACTCTCTGGTGTTCCTTGTGGTTGGTTGCTTGTGTTTGTGTTCTGGAACATCCCCAATCCCTAACACATGACTCTCACATTCAGCCAGGATGGGTTCCAAGATCCTTACTAGAGTTGAGCTCCTTTTGCCAGCTTGATACAACCATCCTTTGTCATGACATATGATGgacttcttttcttttttgctaATGATATTTACTGCTAAAtcctgtttatttaattttttttatgctcTTATGTTTTATACGTGCACCCTCGTGAAAACACATGCATGcgttttctatttccattttttttgcACCCCTACATGTATAAACTACAAATGCTTGGACCAATGGCTTTGTTGCTGTGTAggatttttctcctttttttttttttttcctaggtgAAATTCTTGATCTCATATTATGCTTAACATGCATTGTAGGTCTTTAGAACACTATCAGATGAAAGTGTAACCATCGAGTGGCTACATTCTGTTCCATGTTTAATAACTGATAATGAATCTAGCATTCAAGTCGAATGCGAGAACTTGTTTCTGGAATTGGTCTTGGATAGGGTGTCCAGAGCTGGTTCTACTAGGTTGCAACAAAATGAACCATTATCTTTCAAATCAAATGTTAAGCCAAAAGATATTGAAATACTATTTCCTGAGGGACTTTTGGTTCTGTTGAAAGAGATCTGCAATGGAGAAGTAGCCCCCTGGGTGAGGAAGATCTGCACAAGCCTGGGAAAGAAGAAAAAGCTCAATGGAAACATTGCTACTGCTCTTCAAAATATCATAAAGACATCTGAGTCTCTCTGGTTGAGCCATTCCATGCCGATAGAGAAGTGGACAGCCCCACCTGGTGCTTGGTTTCTTCTCTCGGAGGTATCAGCTTTCCTTTCAAAATCTGTGGACTGGGAGTTCCTCCATCATCATTGGCAGCTCCTTGACAAGCATGGTCTGGAAGGTGAATTTATATCCCCATGTGTCCAAGGAGATGACGATGAAGAGCTAGAGGGCATAGAAACCAATTCTGTAGCTTGGGCTGGAGATCGTGTTCTTCTCTTGCAAACAATCTCTAATGTTTCAGTAATGCTGCCGCCTGAGTCTGCCGCAGATTTAGCTCATAACTTGCTCAACCGGCTGGAGGACTTTAACATGCATTCAACTGAGGTATCTCTCTAACTAGTGTTATTGGTTAGAGTATCAATTTGCAGAATGACTATGCTTGTTTTCTTCTCTTAATAGCACTGTATTTTATAGGGTTAAAATTTGCCTGTGAATTTGTTTTACTAGGAATGGTTGCACTTACTACAGTTTTGTATGGCATTTCGCTGTGTTTTTCTTGTTAAGTTGCTCAAATTGATTGAGGATTCGGAAGCAACCCCTTGACCATTTCATCACTTCAAACCATGCATGTGACAGCATTAGTATCAAACCACTCTAGATTTTCTTCTGTTTGTTTTGAATCAATGAATGCTTTGTTAGTATGGGATCAGGATGAATTATACTTCGGTAGTCTGGTGTTGGAGAAGTTTATAGAAATTAATAGGCTTAATGGCTTATGAATAGGATTGTGAATGGGTCCGGTCATTTAGTTCTGTTGAACTATTGATTGATTCACAGACTAGATGTGTTTTCTACTTCAAGATTTACAGTTATGCTTCCTGAACATGTGGGTCATTTGTCAATGTCAAGCACAGAAAGGAGACAATAACTTCTTTCTTGTTGCAAGTGATGGTGGGATGCTTCCTGTATATCCAAACTTCACCAAAGTTAATTGTAGTATATGGTCTACAACTGCTgctttttttcccaaataaatttCTCCCCGCTCAAATCTGCAGGGGTGTCTACTTTTTGCATCTATGATTTTCCTTGTGTTTTTATACATTATGCTTGCATTGTTATGTTGCCTATTTGGTAACAGGTTAATGCTCATGTAAAAGCACTCAGAACATTGTGCAAGCGAAAGGCTAATCCTGAGGAAGCTGACGTTCTTGTTATGAAATGGGTATACCAGCTTCTCCCTAAAGCTTCTCAAGTTATAGAAATGTTCATTTCAAAGAACTCTGATGCAAATGATGAGAGTAGCTTCTTTACACCACCAAGAAGTGAGAGTAGGAAGAGCAAGAAAGCAATGGCAGTCTCCAGATTATTATCACAAGCAGTTACTGCATGCTATACCATTGGGTCTTTAGTTATTGTTTGTCCTTCTGCTGATCTGAATGCTATAATTCCAGTTTTACATTCCATTATCACTTCAGGGAATTTCAATCCAAAGTTGAAAAAATTTCCAGTCCCTGCAGTTTCTATAAAGCAGACAGCTCCTTCTTTGTATATTCAAGCATGGCTGACAATGGGGAAGATATGTCTTGCAGATGGAAAACTTGCAAAGAAATATATCCCTCTGTTCGTGCAGGTTTAGTTCTAGACTCATCATGACTTATATTCCTTGAACTTTAAATTGTTAGAGAAGACAAATAATACATGACTTGAATTTAGCATTTATGCTAACAAGTGGTAATTGCAATAATGTGCTCTGAACTTCttatgaatttttataaatttcctGAGAGAACAATTTGGTATGTGATCTATTTGAAGCTTCCTTGAATAATGCACAACtgtttcatcattctcatttatTTGACCGTTGTGTGGAATTCACTAGGCTTCATGCATTGTAAATATTACCTAGTTAATTTGTGAACTTTCTGAGTGAAGTTTGACCTTTTCTCCTCAATATGCATGGGCTAACAGGAGCTTGAAAAGAGTGACAATGCAGCCCTTCGCAACAATATTGTAGTGATGATGGCAGATTTTTGTGTCCGATATACTGCCTTGGTTGACTGGTGAGTCTCACATGTGTGTATGCAAGTGCACATGTTTGTTTACTAAAAGAACTGAATAGTTTTTAGATATTATCTTTGCTATTCTAACAAATCATTCTTGAAGCAAACAGTTACATATCAAAGATCACCAAGTGTCTTTGTGATCCATGTGAACTTGTGAGACGGCAGACATTCATACTTCTCTCTAGATTATTACAGGTTTATAATTGTTTCCAGCCTTTGTAATTTGTCATATTATTTTAACACCTTTCATTTTGGAGAAGCAAATTAATTACATTTGAAGTTACTCTTTTGTTTAGAGGGACTATGTGAAGTGGAGAGGTGTGCTTTTTCTCCGATTCCTTTTGTCTCTTGTTGACGAATCGGAAAAGATTAGGCAACTCGCGGATTATCTCTTTGGGAATATCTTAAAAGGTTTGAGGCTCTGGCTAGTCCTTGCATACAGAATCACAGAAGTCTTGGTACtaatttcttttctattttcttttgtaTGATGTATTTGCAGCCAAAGCCCCCCTTCTAGCTTATAACAGTTTTGTGGAAGCTATTTTTGTTCTGAATGATTGCCGAACCCATAATGGGCATACTGAGTTGCAGAGTTTGCAGACTGAGAACAGGATTTTCTCTATCAGGTGTGCATCTTCTAGGCTCAATGAAAGGGATATTGCTGTGATCGTAATGAAAAAGTCTTATGTTTCTGTTTAAATTATTTCCAGAGGAAATGATGAAAAATCAAGGTCCAAAAGGATGCACATTTATATTTCTTTGCTGAAACAAATGGCCCCAGAGCACCTTTTAGCTACCTTTGCAAAGCTGTGTGCGGAGATCCTTGCTACTGCATCTGACGGCATCCTCAATATTGAAGATGTTACTGGACAGTCTGTTTTGCAGGTAGTGTTCAAAAGTAGATATCTGCGGAAGTTCATTTggtttcttttctctttttcttttgttctaATTCTTTTATCCATTGTTTTGCTGGCCAGAAATTTCTTGTTACAAAATTTGCTTGTTTTTGTTACTCATCTATAAAATGTTGTTTGTGAAATGGAGAGGACAGGATGTTTTTCAAATTCTGGCTTGCAAAGAGATCCGTATCCCATCTAACCGATTATCTTCTGACTCGGCTGACATGGATGAAGAAGGTGGAGATACTGGAGCATCAGCAGTTGCTGCAAGAGGCAGAGCCATAACTCAAGCAGTCAAAAAGGGCCTTGTCCAAAACATCATCCCCATCTTCATTGAGCTGAAAAGGCTATTGGAGAGCAAAAACAGCCCTCTAACAGGTTCCCTTATGGAATGTCTTCGAATCCTTCTTAAGGACTACAAGAATGAGATTGATGAGATATTGGTAGCTGACAAGCAGCTCCAGAAAGAGTTACTATATGACATGCAAAAATATGAATCAGCAAAGGCCAAATCAACCGCTGCTAAGACTGTTGCTACCTTGCAAAGCTCAGGTCACATTCTTACACCACACGGTTCTTCCAAGTTTGCAGTAAAAACCGATGTGCAAAATAAGTTCACTAAGCAGTTGCAAAGCAGTTCAAAAGTGGCTTCTGCCATGGCAGATGCAGCTGCTGCAGCCACTGCTCAGTCCGTGCTCAAGGAAGTGAACCGGGGTGCATTTTCGCCGCCCCTTAATATCATCAATATGCCCAAGCTCAAATCTTCCATGGAGAGAACTGCTTCCCAAGGCAATAAACCAGTAGAGTTATTGCAATCATTGAGGAGGAGACAATCTTTCAGTTCAGATGACGAAAACTGATGTATGTACAGTTCATATGAAGAAAACTGATCCATGTACTACGTATTCTGCACTAATGCATTTTCCCACATAGGAAATGCAGAAGCCTGGGTAGAGCCTACCACATTAGGATAGTCAACTCACTTTGGTCCTTGGGACTTCATCCCAACATAAATGTAAATTTACTCctgattttctatattttcagtAGTGATAAGTAATCAATTCACCTTGCCCTTTCTATAGTTTACACATTCTATACTTAATGCTTCGTGGCAAAGATTTATGAAATTGGACTTACTGTGATGGTTGTCTTGTCCCATATTTAATTTGACATTTGTAAAGAACATGTTAATAATTCAAAAGACCAAAATACCCTTAATGAAAAGAACAATATAataaaagaaaaccaaaaaacaaaGAGTGGTTTGGTCCTTTCCATTGCTTAGCCATAGCT
This genomic stretch from Malania oleifera isolate guangnan ecotype guangnan chromosome 3, ASM2987363v1, whole genome shotgun sequence harbors:
- the LOC131150308 gene encoding uncharacterized protein LOC131150308 isoform X1, with amino-acid sequence MEKAVSRIVADLEAHQTDLDDSHHQTQTPISESTLLDLQKLVDNAFNDRDPEGMNRLYVELSSRNLSPASLVCSISSTMDSGPTHLSLLASKVYLSLLLSPNAPVFTLFTPMSFLSLLRSIRRSLKHRSPPPATDREHRGRGSHVVACRKRKGKSSRNLVRNVDFEDGGDASEENVFDVRVLFSVLERVELVLGLMHLGRFPDSLKSLIQTVAEIPVTAVELCGGSGNYTKLCDLCSRILSELLKPEHGDQAITAAEVLKSLSPSILLLKSQARTCALEFVKTRMITAARDSLVIKKAIVNLPRYLVLKAPEKSEPRALAVESIMEIVCTMEFDDQIEFAGYVLKMSKGKPHLRLLAVDLVPVLMMSLRDSFMASSESEGKTSLGLRCLEALIQRFSDASAAIRARALSNMGQLVEFFSGDDRSLTLLKRVIGFGNVGECGINVLLRKRCMDEKAAVRKAALLLITKLTAALDGAFDADLLKTVGMACSDPLVSIRKAAVSALSEVFRTLSDESVTIEWLHSVPCLITDNESSIQVECENLFLELVLDRVSRAGSTRLQQNEPLSFKSNVKPKDIEILFPEGLLVLLKEICNGEVAPWVRKICTSLGKKKKLNGNIATALQNIIKTSESLWLSHSMPIEKWTAPPGAWFLLSEVSAFLSKSVDWEFLHHHWQLLDKHGLEGEFISPCVQGDDDEELEGIETNSVAWAGDRVLLLQTISNVSVMLPPESAADLAHNLLNRLEDFNMHSTEVNAHVKALRTLCKRKANPEEADVLVMKWVYQLLPKASQVIEMFISKNSDANDESSFFTPPRSESRKSKKAMAVSRLLSQAVTACYTIGSLVIVCPSADLNAIIPVLHSIITSGNFNPKLKKFPVPAVSIKQTAPSLYIQAWLTMGKICLADGKLAKKYIPLFVQELEKSDNAALRNNIVVMMADFCVRYTALVDCYISKITKCLCDPCELVRRQTFILLSRLLQRDYVKWRGVLFLRFLLSLVDESEKIRQLADYLFGNILKAKAPLLAYNSFVEAIFVLNDCRTHNGHTELQSLQTENRIFSIRGNDEKSRSKRMHIYISLLKQMAPEHLLATFAKLCAEILATASDGILNIEDVTGQSVLQDVFQILACKEIRIPSNRLSSDSADMDEEGGDTGASAVAARGRAITQAVKKGLVQNIIPIFIELKRLLESKNSPLTGSLMECLRILLKDYKNEIDEILVADKQLQKELLYDMQKYESAKAKSTAAKTVATLQSSGHILTPHGSSKFAVKTDVQNKFTKQLQSSSKVASAMADAAAAATAQSVLKEVNRGAFSPPLNIINMPKLKSSMERTASQGNKPVELLQSLRRRQSFSSDDEN
- the LOC131150308 gene encoding uncharacterized protein LOC131150308 isoform X2, which codes for MEKAVSRIVADLEAHQTDLDDSHHQTQTPISESTLLDLQKLVDNAFNDRDPEGMNRLYVELSSRNLSPASLVCSISSTMDSGPTHLSLLASKVYLSLLLSPNAPVFTLFTPMSFLSLLRSIRRSLKHRSPPPATDREHRGRGSHVVACRKRKGKSSRNLVRNVDFEDGGDASEENVFDVRVLFSVLERVELVLGLMHLGRFPDSLKSLIQTVAEIPVTAVELCGGSGNYTKLCDLCSRILSELLKPEHGDQAITAAEVLKSLSPSILLLKSQARTCALEFVKTRMITAARDSLVIKKAIVNLPRYLVLKAPEKSEPRALAVESIMEIVCTMEFDDQIEFAGYVLKMSKGKPHLRLLAVDLVPVLMMSLRDSFMASSESEGKTSLGLRCLEALIQRFSDASAAIRARALSNMGQLVEFFSGDDRSLTLLKRVIGFGNVGECGINVLLRKRCMDEKAAVRKAALLLITKLTAALDGAFDADLLKTVGMACSDPLVSIRKAAVSALSEVNAHVKALRTLCKRKANPEEADVLVMKWVYQLLPKASQVIEMFISKNSDANDESSFFTPPRSESRKSKKAMAVSRLLSQAVTACYTIGSLVIVCPSADLNAIIPVLHSIITSGNFNPKLKKFPVPAVSIKQTAPSLYIQAWLTMGKICLADGKLAKKYIPLFVQELEKSDNAALRNNIVVMMADFCVRYTALVDCYISKITKCLCDPCELVRRQTFILLSRLLQRDYVKWRGVLFLRFLLSLVDESEKIRQLADYLFGNILKAKAPLLAYNSFVEAIFVLNDCRTHNGHTELQSLQTENRIFSIRGNDEKSRSKRMHIYISLLKQMAPEHLLATFAKLCAEILATASDGILNIEDVTGQSVLQDVFQILACKEIRIPSNRLSSDSADMDEEGGDTGASAVAARGRAITQAVKKGLVQNIIPIFIELKRLLESKNSPLTGSLMECLRILLKDYKNEIDEILVADKQLQKELLYDMQKYESAKAKSTAAKTVATLQSSGHILTPHGSSKFAVKTDVQNKFTKQLQSSSKVASAMADAAAAATAQSVLKEVNRGAFSPPLNIINMPKLKSSMERTASQGNKPVELLQSLRRRQSFSSDDEN